A region from the Cannabis sativa cultivar Pink pepper isolate KNU-18-1 chromosome 9, ASM2916894v1, whole genome shotgun sequence genome encodes:
- the LOC115723809 gene encoding uncharacterized protein LOC115723809, which translates to MQIWLATYALSKRESDRHLQVLQLIDPAIVAYVESLELEKWAPPYCPGDRYNIRTNNADESLNNVTKEFWKYPITTLVEFIRFTLQNWFADCLEKVSKCTTPLATHFEEDLVKQHEDGRFRNVLRNCAHLFNVGRGSEGEKGGDVNLVMKTCTCGMFQLLKIPCPHACVAAITQNVSLYALSSLYYTKEAWKNTYDATINLVGEEDDWVLLEHMQNMRVGVPVEKIPVGYPRKNNLGRVQSNRYPFNGEKVVEHRHCSNCGGLGHNKAT; encoded by the coding sequence ATGCAAATATGGCTGGCCACTTACGCATTATCGAAGAGAGAATCTGATAGACATTTACAAGTGCTTCAACTAATAGATCCTGCCATTGTTGCTTATGTTGAGAGTctagaattggaaaagtgggCTCCTCCTTATTGTCCAGGAGACAGGTACAACATAAGGACAAACAACGCTGATGAAAGCCTTAATAATGTGACAAAAGAATTCTggaaatatccaataactactcTAGTTGAATTCATAAGGTTCACACTGCAAAATTGGTTTGCTGACTGTCTCGAAAAGGTAAGTAAGTGCACTACCCCTTTAGCAACTCATTTTGAGGAAGATTTAGTAAAGCAACACGAGGATGGTAGGTTTAGAAACGTCCTACGTAACTGTGCACATTTGTTTAACGTTGGTAGAGGTTCTGAGGGTGAGAAAGGTGGTGATGTGAACTTAGTTATGAAAACATGTACATGCGGCATGTTCCAATTGTTAAAAATTCCTTGTCCCCATGCATGTGTCGCGGCAATTACTCAGAATGTCAGCCTGTACGCTTTGTCCTCCCTTTATTACACAAAAGAGGCGTGGAAGAATACTTACGATGCAACAATTAATCTTGTCGGTGAGGAGGATGATTGGGTGCTTCTGGAACACATGCAGAACATGAGAGTCGGGGTACCAGTGGAGAAGATACCCGTAGGTTATCCAAGGAAGAACAATTTAGGAAGAGTACAGAGTAACCGATATCCATTTAACGGTGAAAAAGTTGTGGAACATCGCCATTGTTCAAACTGTGGTGGCTTGGGCCACAACAAAGCTACATGA